One genomic window of Kaistia geumhonensis includes the following:
- the ccmA gene encoding heme ABC exporter ATP-binding protein CcmA has protein sequence MARLEVSGLVVKRGGRPVLEGIGFTLAPGEALAVTGRNGAGKSTLLRAVAGLVPREAGRVGWTDKDVPLVEATHYFGHLDALKPTLSTADNLALWSKVAGAPGLPVIEALEAVGLDHLEDLPAAYLSAGQRRRVAFARLLLVRRPLWLLDEPTAALDAAAEATFGALLADHIASGGLALVATHRPLPVAARALAIGAS, from the coding sequence GTGGCGCGTCTCGAGGTAAGCGGCCTGGTGGTGAAGCGGGGGGGCCGCCCCGTGCTGGAGGGCATCGGCTTCACGCTCGCGCCCGGCGAGGCGCTGGCGGTCACCGGCCGCAACGGGGCCGGCAAATCGACGCTTCTGCGTGCCGTGGCCGGCCTTGTGCCGCGCGAGGCGGGCCGCGTCGGCTGGACTGACAAAGACGTGCCGCTCGTCGAGGCGACGCATTATTTCGGCCATCTCGACGCGCTGAAGCCGACGCTCTCGACGGCCGACAATCTCGCTCTGTGGTCAAAAGTCGCAGGCGCTCCGGGCCTTCCGGTGATCGAGGCGCTGGAGGCGGTCGGCCTCGACCATCTCGAGGACCTCCCGGCCGCCTATCTCTCGGCCGGCCAACGCCGGCGCGTCGCCTTCGCGCGGCTCCTGCTGGTGCGGCGGCCCCTCTGGCTGCTCGACGAGCCGACCGCCGCGCTCGACGCGGCGGCCGAGGCGACCTTCGGCGCGCTGCTCGCCGATCACATCGCCTCGGGCGGACTGGCGCTCGTGGCGACCCATCGCCCGCTGCCCGTCGCCGCGCGCGCGCTCGCGATCGGAGCCTCCTGA
- the acnA gene encoding aconitate hydratase AcnA: MEHPDSFKSRKTLKVGARDYVYFSLPDAEKNGLPGIASLPFSLKVLLENLLRSEDGRSVTADDIRAVAEWLKTRKSDREIAFRPARVLMQDFTGVPAVVDLAAMRDAMRSLGGNPEKINPLVPVDLVIDHSVVVDFFGNSSALKQNVDREYEQNQERYRFLKWGQSAFSNFRVVPPGTGICHQVNLEYLAQTVWTKTEDGAEIAYPDTLVGTDSHTTMVNGLGVLGWGVGGIEAEAAMLGQPISMLLPEVVGFKLTGRLREGITATDLVLTVTQMLRKKGVVGKFVEFYGEGISHLSLADRATIANMAPEYGATCGFFPVDGETIDYLTETGRTAERIALVEAYSKAQGLWHDGAAATDPVFTDTLELDIGTVMPSLAGPKRPQDRVLLSDAKSGFLAALEGEFKKPGEAGKRAAVAGKDFELGHGAVTIAAITSCTNTSNPSVLIGAGLLARNALAKGLSSKPWVKTSLAPGSQVVAEYLAKSGLQADLDALGFNLVGFGCTTCIGNSGPLPPDISRTVNEHDLVAAAVLSGNRNFEGRVNPDVKANYLASPPLVVAYALAGSMQIDLTSEPLGTGKDGEPVYLKDIWPSSKEIAAFIAANITQAMFKSKYADVFKGDENWQKIQAPKGETYAWDNHSTYVQNPPYFVGMTRQPRAITDIVGARVLGLFLDSITTDHISPAGSIKPASPAGRYLTDNGVAVVDFNQYGTRRGNHEVMMRGTFANIRIKNQMLGGKEGGFTLHEPDGVEMPIYDAAMKYKADGVPLVIFAGREYGTGSSRDWAAKGTNLLGVRAVIAQSFERIHRSNLVGMGVVPLVFEEGTSWQTLGLKGDETVTIRGIAGDLKPRQMLDAEITFADGSKKIVPLLCRIDTLDELDYFRNGGILQYVLRALVA; encoded by the coding sequence ATCGAGCATCCCGACAGCTTCAAATCCCGCAAGACCCTCAAGGTCGGCGCCCGTGACTATGTCTATTTCAGCCTGCCGGATGCCGAGAAGAACGGACTGCCCGGGATCGCCTCGCTGCCCTTCTCGCTGAAGGTGCTGCTCGAGAATCTCCTGCGCAGCGAAGACGGACGCAGCGTGACGGCTGACGACATCCGCGCCGTCGCCGAATGGCTGAAGACGAGGAAGAGCGACCGCGAGATCGCCTTCCGTCCGGCGCGCGTGCTGATGCAGGACTTCACGGGCGTTCCCGCGGTGGTGGACCTCGCCGCCATGCGCGACGCGATGAGGTCGCTCGGCGGCAATCCGGAGAAGATCAACCCGCTCGTCCCGGTCGATCTCGTCATCGACCATTCGGTCGTCGTCGATTTCTTCGGCAACTCGTCCGCGCTCAAGCAGAACGTCGATCGCGAATATGAGCAGAACCAGGAGCGCTACCGCTTCCTGAAATGGGGCCAGTCGGCCTTCTCGAATTTCCGCGTCGTGCCGCCCGGCACCGGCATCTGCCATCAGGTCAATCTCGAATATCTCGCCCAGACCGTCTGGACGAAGACCGAGGACGGCGCCGAGATCGCCTATCCGGACACGCTGGTCGGCACCGACAGCCACACGACGATGGTGAACGGCCTCGGCGTGCTCGGCTGGGGCGTCGGCGGCATCGAGGCCGAAGCCGCGATGCTCGGCCAGCCGATCTCCATGCTCCTGCCCGAGGTCGTCGGCTTCAAGCTGACCGGCCGCCTGCGCGAGGGCATCACCGCCACCGACCTCGTGCTGACCGTCACGCAGATGCTGCGCAAGAAGGGCGTCGTCGGCAAGTTCGTCGAGTTCTATGGCGAGGGCATCAGCCATCTCTCGCTCGCCGATCGCGCGACCATCGCCAACATGGCGCCGGAATACGGCGCGACCTGCGGCTTCTTCCCGGTCGACGGCGAAACGATCGACTACCTGACCGAGACCGGCCGCACGGCCGAGCGCATCGCGCTCGTCGAGGCCTATTCCAAGGCGCAGGGCCTCTGGCATGACGGCGCGGCCGCTACCGATCCGGTGTTCACGGACACGCTGGAGCTCGACATCGGCACGGTGATGCCCTCGCTCGCCGGCCCGAAGCGCCCGCAGGATCGCGTGCTTCTGTCGGATGCGAAGTCCGGCTTCCTCGCCGCTCTCGAGGGCGAGTTCAAGAAGCCGGGCGAGGCCGGCAAGCGCGCCGCCGTCGCGGGCAAGGATTTCGAGCTCGGCCATGGCGCGGTGACGATCGCCGCCATCACCTCCTGCACCAACACGTCGAACCCGTCGGTGCTGATCGGCGCCGGTCTGCTCGCCCGCAACGCGCTGGCCAAGGGTCTTTCGAGCAAGCCGTGGGTCAAGACCTCGCTCGCGCCCGGAAGCCAGGTCGTCGCCGAATATCTCGCCAAGTCGGGGCTGCAGGCCGATCTCGACGCGCTCGGCTTCAACCTGGTCGGCTTCGGCTGCACGACCTGCATCGGCAATTCGGGCCCGCTGCCGCCCGACATCTCGCGCACGGTCAACGAACACGACCTCGTCGCGGCCGCCGTCCTGTCGGGCAACCGCAATTTCGAGGGCCGCGTCAATCCGGACGTGAAGGCGAACTATCTCGCCTCGCCGCCGCTCGTCGTCGCCTATGCGCTGGCCGGTTCGATGCAGATCGACCTGACCTCCGAGCCCCTCGGCACCGGCAAGGACGGCGAGCCGGTCTATCTCAAGGACATCTGGCCCTCGTCCAAGGAGATCGCCGCCTTCATCGCCGCCAACATCACGCAGGCGATGTTCAAGTCGAAATATGCCGACGTCTTCAAGGGCGACGAGAACTGGCAGAAGATCCAGGCGCCCAAGGGCGAGACCTATGCCTGGGACAATCACTCGACCTATGTGCAGAACCCGCCCTATTTCGTCGGCATGACGCGCCAGCCGCGCGCCATCACCGATATCGTCGGCGCGCGCGTTCTCGGCCTCTTCCTCGATTCGATCACGACCGACCACATCTCGCCGGCCGGCTCGATCAAGCCGGCCTCGCCGGCGGGCCGCTATCTGACCGACAACGGCGTCGCCGTGGTCGACTTCAACCAGTACGGCACACGGCGCGGCAATCACGAAGTGATGATGCGCGGCACCTTCGCCAATATCCGCATCAAGAACCAGATGCTGGGCGGCAAGGAAGGCGGCTTCACGCTGCACGAGCCGGACGGCGTCGAGATGCCGATCTATGACGCGGCGATGAAGTACAAGGCCGACGGCGTTCCGCTGGTCATCTTCGCCGGCCGCGAATATGGCACCGGTTCGTCGCGCGACTGGGCGGCGAAGGGCACCAACCTGCTCGGCGTCCGCGCGGTGATCGCTCAGTCCTTCGAGCGCATCCACCGCTCCAATCTCGTCGGCATGGGCGTCGTGCCGCTTGTCTTCGAGGAGGGCACCTCCTGGCAGACGCTCGGCCTCAAGGGCGACGAGACGGTGACGATCCGCGGCATCGCCGGCGATCTCAAGCCGCGCCAGATGCTGGACGCGGAGATCACCTTCGCCGACGGCTCGAAGAAGATCGTGCCGCTGCTGTGCCGCATCGATACGCTGGACGAGCTCGACTACTTCAGGAACGGCGGCATCCTGCAATACGTGCTGCGCGCGCTCGTCGCCTGA
- a CDS encoding DUF1223 domain-containing protein, with product MSRIPAAMAFIVLSSLVPGSAGAEGEKVTAVLELFTSQGCASCPPADEALESFAKRADIVALSLSVDYWDYQGWKDTLAEHAFTSRQKAYASARGDRQVYTPQMIVNGRVHVVGSNEEAIERAIAEGPAPSVPISVGMMGDAIRVSVGAAGKGEPKKATLVLALYERHVKVPIERGENRGRTLSYYNVVRRLRPIAVWRGEPLKVDLPMAEYRETGTDGCAVFLQEEAADGGPGAIIGAAHVEKAGESW from the coding sequence ATGTCCCGTATTCCCGCCGCCATGGCATTCATCGTCCTGTCGAGCCTCGTCCCCGGCTCCGCCGGCGCCGAGGGCGAGAAGGTGACGGCGGTGCTGGAGCTCTTCACCAGCCAGGGCTGCGCTTCCTGTCCGCCGGCCGACGAGGCGCTGGAGTCGTTCGCCAAGCGTGCCGATATCGTCGCGCTCTCGCTCTCCGTCGATTACTGGGATTACCAGGGCTGGAAGGACACGCTCGCGGAGCATGCCTTCACCAGCCGCCAGAAGGCCTATGCCAGCGCCCGTGGCGACCGGCAGGTCTATACCCCGCAGATGATCGTCAACGGCCGCGTCCACGTCGTCGGCAGCAACGAGGAGGCCATCGAGCGCGCCATCGCCGAGGGCCCGGCGCCGTCCGTTCCGATCTCGGTCGGCATGATGGGCGATGCGATCCGCGTCTCGGTCGGCGCGGCCGGCAAGGGCGAGCCCAAGAAGGCGACCCTCGTGCTGGCCCTTTACGAGCGGCATGTGAAGGTGCCGATCGAGCGCGGCGAGAACCGCGGTCGCACGCTCTCCTATTACAATGTCGTGCGCCGTCTTCGCCCGATCGCGGTGTGGCGCGGGGAGCCGCTCAAGGTCGACCTGCCGATGGCGGAGTATCGCGAGACCGGCACGGATGGCTGCGCCGTCTTCCTTCAGGAGGAGGCGGCCGACGGCGGCCCTGGCGCGATCATCGGCGCCGCCCATGTCGAGAAGGCCGGCGAGAGCTGGTAG
- a CDS encoding AI-2E family transporter, whose amino-acid sequence MSDPIVKFEVPTTETEPLEAPELTQPEGPLPANPIVTMLALLLAMAILTVCYFASPIILPIILAVVLKMLLQPGMRLFDRLRVPRSIGALLLIFGVFAVIVGFGAAMSGQAAGWAARLPEGMARIEERLAFLARPLQTLQTFLHQFDGNAAGGSGGPSLTETLMKGTQHFASGFFETLLILYFLLISGDTFLRRMVEIVPSFRDKRRVVEMSQQIEDNVSAYLTTITLMNALVGVATGVAMWACGLGDPLLWGFVAFALNYVPIMGPALGVVLFLMAGLLTIDPLFQALLPAGLYLLIHVVEGESVTPLLLARRFTLNPVLVIISLIFWFWMWGVPGAILAVPMLAIAKIICDGVRPLNSLGRFLEG is encoded by the coding sequence ATGTCCGATCCGATCGTCAAGTTCGAGGTGCCGACCACCGAGACGGAGCCGCTGGAGGCGCCCGAGCTCACGCAACCGGAAGGCCCGCTCCCCGCCAACCCCATCGTGACGATGCTGGCGCTGCTGCTCGCCATGGCGATCCTCACGGTCTGCTATTTCGCATCGCCGATCATCCTGCCGATCATCCTCGCGGTCGTGCTGAAGATGCTGCTCCAGCCCGGGATGCGGCTCTTCGATCGGCTGCGGGTGCCGCGCAGCATCGGCGCGCTGCTGCTCATCTTCGGGGTCTTCGCCGTGATCGTCGGTTTCGGCGCGGCGATGTCGGGCCAGGCCGCCGGCTGGGCGGCGCGGCTTCCCGAGGGCATGGCGCGGATCGAGGAGCGCCTCGCCTTCCTCGCGCGGCCGCTGCAGACGCTGCAGACCTTCCTGCACCAGTTCGACGGCAACGCCGCCGGTGGCAGCGGCGGTCCCTCGCTGACCGAGACGCTGATGAAGGGGACGCAGCATTTCGCGAGCGGCTTCTTCGAGACGCTGCTGATCCTCTACTTCCTGCTGATCTCCGGCGACACCTTCCTGCGCCGCATGGTCGAGATCGTGCCGAGCTTCCGCGACAAGCGCCGCGTGGTGGAGATGTCGCAGCAGATCGAGGACAATGTCTCGGCCTATCTGACGACGATCACGCTGATGAACGCGCTGGTCGGCGTCGCCACGGGCGTCGCGATGTGGGCCTGCGGCCTCGGCGATCCGCTGCTCTGGGGCTTCGTCGCCTTCGCGCTCAACTATGTGCCGATCATGGGCCCGGCGCTCGGCGTCGTGCTGTTCCTGATGGCCGGCCTCCTGACCATCGATCCACTGTTCCAGGCGCTTCTGCCGGCCGGGCTCTATCTACTGATCCACGTCGTCGAGGGCGAATCGGTGACGCCGCTGCTGCTCGCGCGCCGCTTCACGCTCAATCCGGTGCTGGTGATCATCTCGCTGATCTTCTGGTTCTGGATGTGGGGCGTGCCGGGCGCCATCCTGGCGGTGCCGATGCTCGCCATCGCCAAGATCATCTGCGACGGCGTCCGCCCGCTCAATTCGCTCGGGCGCTTCCTGGAAGGGTAG
- a CDS encoding sigma-70 family RNA polymerase sigma factor codes for MTGRAAADRRDEAWARLMRDALAGDQAAYRRLLAELAPVLRATARRRLAAMGLSPSESEDIVQETLLAIHLKRHTWRPADPFGPWLYTVARNKLVDHVRRRGRRVELPIEDFVEVIPAAEERPGADSAEVERHLAMLPDKQRAVLKALAVDGASVGETAEREGMTPGAVRVTLHRAFAGLAARLRAAEAE; via the coding sequence ATGACGGGACGGGCAGCAGCCGATCGACGCGACGAGGCATGGGCCCGGCTGATGCGCGATGCGCTCGCCGGCGACCAGGCGGCCTATCGCCGTCTTCTCGCCGAGCTTGCGCCTGTCCTGAGGGCGACGGCGCGGCGCAGGCTCGCCGCCATGGGCCTCTCTCCGTCCGAAAGCGAGGATATCGTGCAGGAGACGCTGCTCGCGATCCATCTGAAGCGCCACACCTGGCGGCCTGCCGATCCGTTCGGCCCATGGCTCTACACCGTCGCGCGCAACAAGCTCGTCGATCACGTGCGGCGCCGCGGCCGGCGGGTGGAACTGCCGATCGAGGATTTCGTGGAGGTCATCCCGGCGGCGGAGGAGCGGCCCGGCGCCGATTCGGCCGAGGTCGAGCGCCATCTCGCCATGCTTCCGGACAAGCAGCGCGCCGTGCTGAAGGCGCTCGCCGTCGACGGCGCATCGGTGGGCGAGACCGCCGAACGCGAGGGCATGACGCCGGGCGCCGTGCGGGTGACGCTGCACCGGGCCTTTGCCGGTCTCGCCGCGCGGCTGCGCGCCGCGGAAGCAGAATGA
- a CDS encoding DUF1109 domain-containing protein, with the protein MRTDDLIRAMAEDERRAPAPARAVALLLPAGLIGAALLFVLFLRVRPDLAGAMMTPRLMVKFGFTVSLAIAAMAVVLAMVRPGQRSAPRAVALFLPFGILALGVAGELGAMGPDSWMPGLMGHNARYCVVLVPLMAAPVLAALLIAFRQGAPTRPALAGAVAGLAAGGIGATLYAFHCTDDSPLFVLVWYGIGIAAVTAVGAVIGRRLLAW; encoded by the coding sequence ATGAGGACGGACGATCTCATCAGGGCGATGGCGGAGGACGAGCGCCGCGCGCCGGCTCCGGCAAGGGCGGTTGCGCTTCTGCTTCCGGCCGGGCTGATCGGCGCGGCGCTGCTCTTCGTCCTCTTCCTGCGCGTACGGCCCGATCTCGCCGGCGCGATGATGACGCCGCGGCTCATGGTGAAATTCGGCTTCACCGTCTCGCTGGCGATCGCCGCCATGGCGGTGGTGCTGGCGATGGTGCGGCCCGGTCAGCGCTCGGCGCCGCGCGCGGTGGCGTTGTTCCTGCCGTTCGGCATCCTCGCGCTCGGCGTCGCGGGAGAGCTCGGCGCGATGGGACCCGACAGCTGGATGCCGGGGCTCATGGGCCACAATGCCCGCTACTGCGTGGTTCTCGTGCCGCTGATGGCGGCGCCCGTCCTCGCCGCGCTGCTCATCGCATTTCGGCAGGGGGCCCCGACGCGGCCGGCGCTGGCGGGGGCCGTGGCAGGCCTCGCGGCCGGCGGCATCGGCGCGACGCTCTACGCCTTCCATTGCACCGACGATTCGCCGCTCTTCGTGCTCGTCTGGTACGGAATCGGCATCGCCGCGGTCACCGCCGTGGGCGCCGTGATCGGTCGCCGCCTGCTTGCCTGGTGA
- a CDS encoding site-specific tyrosine recombinase XerD → MEPAPTEEAAQRALRGSLGSDLETFLEMMSAERGAAPNTLDSYRRDVEDYGSFLARRRTSLRTASPTDIRAYMAELEARGYAASSAARRLSALRQLHRFLFAEGIRTDDPTGIVAAPKRKPPLPKIMSEAEVERLLTEAEAAVARADTPPARLRAARLAALLETLYASGLRVSELVALPATAARPDLRMLMIRGKGGKERIVPLTERSRAAIGRFMMLRREAEGDKPAGPWLFPAISESGTLTRQAFARDLKALAASVGIAPARVSPHVLRHAFASHLLQNGADLRIVQQLLGHADISTTQIYTHVLEERLKSLVADHHPLARTAAD, encoded by the coding sequence ATGGAGCCCGCTCCGACCGAGGAGGCCGCGCAACGGGCTCTGCGGGGCTCGCTCGGCAGCGATCTCGAGACCTTCCTCGAGATGATGAGCGCCGAGCGCGGCGCCGCGCCGAACACGCTCGATTCCTATCGCCGCGACGTCGAGGACTATGGCAGCTTCCTCGCCCGGCGCCGGACCAGCCTCCGCACGGCATCGCCCACCGATATCCGAGCCTATATGGCCGAGCTCGAGGCGCGCGGCTACGCCGCCTCCTCGGCCGCCCGGCGCCTCTCGGCCCTCCGCCAGCTGCACCGCTTCCTCTTCGCCGAGGGCATCCGCACCGACGATCCGACCGGCATCGTCGCGGCACCGAAGCGAAAGCCGCCGCTGCCGAAGATCATGTCCGAGGCGGAGGTGGAACGGCTGCTCACGGAGGCCGAGGCTGCCGTCGCCCGTGCCGATACGCCGCCGGCGAGGCTGAGGGCGGCGCGGCTCGCGGCGCTGCTCGAGACACTCTACGCCTCGGGCCTGCGCGTCTCCGAGCTGGTCGCCCTGCCGGCGACGGCGGCACGGCCCGACCTCCGCATGCTCATGATCCGCGGCAAGGGCGGGAAGGAGCGCATCGTGCCGCTCACCGAGCGCTCGCGCGCCGCCATCGGCCGCTTCATGATGCTCCGCCGCGAGGCCGAGGGCGACAAGCCCGCCGGCCCGTGGCTCTTCCCGGCGATCAGCGAAAGCGGCACGCTGACCCGCCAGGCCTTCGCACGCGACCTGAAGGCGCTCGCGGCGAGCGTCGGCATCGCCCCGGCGCGCGTCTCGCCGCATGTGCTGCGCCATGCCTTCGCCAGCCACCTCCTGCAGAACGGCGCCGATCTCCGCATCGTCCAGCAGCTGCTCGGCCATGCCGACATCTCGACGACGCAGATCTATACACATGTGCTGGAGGAGCGGCTGAAATCGCTCGTCGCCGACCATCACCCGCTGGCGCGGACCGCCGCCGACTGA
- a CDS encoding histidine kinase, translating to MPTLTRFALLLVLVGLALYGAVFALATFIEPKPREITIRVPTDRLLKD from the coding sequence ATGCCGACGCTGACGCGCTTCGCCCTGCTTCTCGTGCTGGTCGGCCTCGCGCTCTATGGCGCGGTGTTCGCGCTCGCCACGTTCATCGAGCCTAAACCGCGCGAGATCACAATCCGCGTTCCGACGGACAGACTGCTGAAGGACTGA
- a CDS encoding shikimate kinase, whose protein sequence is MQQDTNRGGVTAESALVEALGGRSIVLVGLMGAGKTSVGKRIAARLHLPFVDADAEIEKAADATIPEIFARHGEAYFRDGERRVIRRLLDGRPKVLATGGGAFMNAETRAAIAAGGVSIWLRAELDILMARVRKRSNRPLLQTADPEATMRRLMDERYPVYAASDIHILSRDVPHDVVAEEVVTALATFLAVPPADAAPSESAST, encoded by the coding sequence ATGCAGCAGGACACGAACAGAGGCGGTGTGACGGCCGAGAGCGCGCTCGTCGAGGCGCTCGGCGGCCGTTCGATCGTTCTGGTCGGGCTGATGGGCGCCGGCAAGACCTCGGTCGGCAAGCGGATCGCTGCGCGGCTGCACCTCCCCTTCGTCGATGCCGATGCCGAGATCGAGAAGGCGGCGGACGCGACCATTCCCGAGATCTTCGCCCGCCATGGCGAGGCCTATTTTCGCGACGGCGAGCGGCGGGTGATCCGCCGCCTGCTCGACGGCCGGCCGAAGGTGCTCGCGACCGGCGGCGGCGCCTTCATGAACGCCGAGACCCGCGCGGCGATCGCGGCGGGCGGCGTCTCGATCTGGCTGCGCGCCGAGCTCGACATTCTGATGGCGCGGGTCAGGAAGCGCTCCAACCGGCCGCTCCTCCAGACTGCCGACCCCGAGGCGACCATGCGGCGGCTGATGGACGAGCGCTATCCCGTCTATGCCGCCTCGGACATCCATATCCTCTCGCGCGACGTGCCGCATGACGTGGTGGCGGAGGAGGTGGTGACCGCGCTCGCTACCTTCCTGGCCGTCCCGCCCGCGGACGCCGCGCCTTCCGAAAGTGCTTCCACGTGA
- the aroB gene encoding 3-dehydroquinate synthase — MTHPASSSAAIRVGVDLGARSYDILIGRGLIDDAGAEIARRLPKVRAAIVADAHVGPLYRQRLADALEASGIASVGIDVPAGEGSKNFAILESVVRGILAARLERGDIVVALGGGVIGDLSGFAAAIVRRGMRFVQVPTSLLAQVDSSVGGKTGINTPEGKNLVGAFHQPSLVIADTALLDTLTPREFRAGYAEVAKYGLIDDPAFFAWLEGNWRGVFAGGPEREHAVATSCRAKAKVVGADETETGDRALLNLGHTFGHALEAATGYSQRLVHGEGVSIGMVLAHRFSARMNLASPDDAARVTTHLRAVGLPTELSEIPGDLPDADGLMALIAQDKKVSRGTLTFILTRGIGQAFIAKDVPPSAVRDFLADTL; from the coding sequence GTGACCCATCCGGCCTCCTCCTCCGCCGCCATCCGCGTCGGTGTCGACCTCGGCGCGCGCTCCTACGACATCCTGATCGGGCGTGGCCTGATCGACGACGCCGGAGCCGAGATCGCGCGGCGCCTGCCGAAGGTTCGGGCCGCCATCGTCGCCGATGCCCATGTCGGGCCGCTCTATCGCCAGCGTCTCGCCGATGCGCTGGAGGCCTCCGGCATCGCCTCGGTCGGCATCGACGTGCCGGCCGGCGAAGGCTCCAAGAACTTCGCCATTCTCGAAAGCGTGGTGCGCGGCATCCTCGCCGCCCGCCTGGAGCGCGGCGACATCGTCGTGGCGCTCGGCGGCGGCGTGATCGGCGATCTGTCCGGCTTCGCCGCCGCGATCGTCCGCCGCGGCATGCGCTTCGTGCAGGTGCCGACCTCGCTGCTGGCGCAGGTCGACAGCTCCGTCGGCGGCAAGACAGGCATCAACACGCCCGAGGGCAAGAACCTCGTCGGCGCCTTCCACCAGCCGAGCCTCGTCATCGCCGATACGGCGCTGCTCGATACGCTCACCCCGCGCGAATTCCGCGCCGGCTATGCCGAGGTCGCCAAATACGGGCTGATCGACGATCCCGCCTTCTTCGCCTGGCTGGAGGGGAACTGGCGCGGCGTCTTTGCCGGCGGACCCGAGCGCGAACATGCGGTGGCGACGAGCTGCCGCGCCAAGGCGAAGGTCGTCGGCGCCGACGAGACCGAGACCGGCGATCGCGCCCTCCTCAATCTTGGCCACACCTTCGGCCACGCCCTCGAGGCGGCGACGGGCTATTCGCAGCGCCTCGTGCATGGGGAAGGGGTGTCGATCGGCATGGTGCTGGCGCATCGCTTCTCGGCGCGCATGAATCTCGCCTCGCCCGACGATGCCGCACGGGTGACGACGCATCTTCGCGCGGTGGGCCTTCCGACCGAGCTTTCCGAGATCCCGGGCGATCTACCGGATGCCGACGGGCTCATGGCGCTGATCGCGCAGGACAAGAAGGTGTCGCGCGGCACGCTGACCTTCATCCTCACGCGCGGCATCGGGCAGGCCTTCATCGCAAAGGACGTGCCGCCCTCCGCCGTGCGGGATTTCCTCGCCGACACGCTCTGA
- a CDS encoding Crp/Fnr family transcriptional regulator, which yields MLDVLSLFFGNALDLPGHAGFLLMAISLFLTNMVWLRVLLILSFACLIVYYALAPVPLYTGIAWSTLFILINLYRLWTLVAARRLVDHVSGGALLRDSLTELDDEELARIVEFGELVDLDPGAPLVAEGAPVTAVYLVVAGEAEVVAANGARLARLARGAFIGEVAFLAGAPATASVRALTPLQVIALDAGQLKAAGEADPRLAAGVYHAIGSALARKLVASNRARTRPAR from the coding sequence ATGCTCGACGTGCTCAGCCTCTTCTTCGGCAATGCGCTCGACCTGCCGGGGCATGCCGGCTTCCTGCTCATGGCCATCTCGCTGTTCCTCACCAACATGGTGTGGCTGCGGGTGCTGCTGATCCTCTCCTTCGCCTGTCTCATCGTCTATTACGCGCTGGCGCCGGTGCCGCTCTATACGGGCATCGCCTGGAGCACGCTGTTCATCCTCATCAATCTCTATCGCCTCTGGACGCTCGTCGCCGCGCGGCGGCTCGTCGACCATGTCAGCGGCGGAGCGCTGCTGCGCGACAGCCTGACCGAACTCGACGACGAGGAACTGGCGCGGATCGTGGAATTCGGCGAGCTGGTCGATCTCGATCCCGGCGCGCCGCTGGTGGCGGAGGGCGCCCCGGTGACCGCCGTCTATCTGGTCGTGGCCGGCGAGGCCGAGGTCGTGGCGGCGAACGGAGCGCGGCTCGCCCGCCTCGCGCGCGGCGCCTTCATCGGCGAGGTCGCCTTCCTCGCCGGTGCGCCGGCGACGGCGAGCGTCCGCGCACTGACGCCCCTGCAGGTGATCGCGCTCGATGCCGGGCAGCTCAAGGCGGCCGGCGAGGCCGATCCGCGCCTCGCGGCCGGCGTCTACCATGCCATCGGCTCGGCGCTGGCGCGAAAGCTCGTCGCCTCGAACCGCGCCCGCACGCGCCCCGCGCGCTAG
- a CDS encoding BolA family protein, which yields MDTRERIARRLEEALQPETLDVIDESDLHKGHHGARPGGETHYRVRVTAAAFRGKSRVEMHRMINAVLADELADGVHALAIEAKAA from the coding sequence ATGGATACGCGCGAGAGGATCGCGAGGCGGCTGGAGGAGGCCCTGCAGCCGGAGACCCTAGATGTGATCGACGAGTCGGATCTGCACAAGGGCCATCATGGCGCACGGCCGGGCGGCGAGACACATTACCGCGTCCGCGTCACGGCGGCAGCCTTCCGGGGCAAGAGCCGCGTCGAGATGCACCGGATGATCAACGCGGTGCTCGCCGACGAGCTCGCCGACGGCGTGCATGCGCTGGCGATCGAGGCGAAAGCCGCCTGA